From the genome of Maniola jurtina chromosome 10, ilManJurt1.1, whole genome shotgun sequence, one region includes:
- the LOC123868755 gene encoding F-box only protein 9 — MASAAGSGAGAGGAGDCEGEEQEDSSSSSHSVCDATEALDKLELDDEKKNIDELTVFREQWQRELESTPSPHKESQPPEPAQPREPAPPLTDEEKAKQLFIRGVELERGGKLYEAIQHYKRAIQILPDVETRLYEGSELRADTPEEEYEIEEVCHSEQAEDSEDEDAVEGEELVARLQRILTRKGHLFQPEYHSKGAHISWLPYEVVQLVLRWVVGADMDAGSLERAAATCRGLYVAAREPDLWRCMCVKTWGIDCGTPRAHGYANWRHMYIERARLNLNGCYISKTTYLRHGENSFQDHFYRPWYLIDYYRYLRFFPEGLVLMWTTAEEPAACVGHLKYRETKNSLGIMSGHYRLVGDTVVILIKKAVSEKTPASNTRFRARRKEAQEPHEQIFQLELQVCTVRSHRNWQLVWRRYAVSTRRDQWSAFELAPSKFPPFAFSTVRNYTAEAHAPLMQTCAY; from the exons ATG gCTTCAGCTGCAGGTTCAGGTGCTGGTGCGGGAGGTGCTGGCGACTGCGAGGGTGAGGAGCAGGAGGACTCTTCCTCCTCTAGTCACTCAGTGTGCGATGCCACTGAGGCATTGGATAAACTGGAACTTGATGatgag AAAAAGAACATTGACGAGCTGACAGTGTTCCGTGAGCAATGGCAACGCGAGCTGGAGTCCACGCCGTCCCCGCACAAGGAGAGCCAGCCGCCCGAGCCGGCTCAGCCGCGGGAACCAGCGCCACCGCTCACCGACGAGGAGAAG GCCAAGCAGCTATTTATTCGCGGCGTGGAACTGGAGCGTGGCGGCAAGCTGTATGAAGCCATCCAGCACTACAAGCGCGCCATACAGATCCTGCCCGATGTGGAGACACGACTGTATGAAGGCTCTGAACTGAGGGCGGACACGCCGGAAG AGGAATATGAAATCGAGGAAGTGTGTCACTCTGAACAAGCGGAGGACAGCGAGGATGAAGATGCGGTGGAGGGTGAGGAGCTGGTGGCGCGGCTGCAGAGGATCCTCACCAGGAAGGGCCATCTGTTCCAGCCGGAGTATCACAGCAAG GGCGCTCACATCTCCTGGCTGCCGTACGAGGTGGTCCAGCTAGTGTTGCGCTGGGTGGTAGGAGCGGACATGGACGCAGGGTCCTTGGAGCGCGCCGCCGCGACCTGCCGCGGCCTGTACGTGGCGGCCAGGGAGCCCGACCTGTGGCGATGCATGTGTGTCAA GACGTGGGGCATAGACTGCGGCACTCCCCGCGCCCACGGCTACGCGAACTGGCGGCACATGTACATCGAGCGGGCGCGGCTCAACCTCAACGGGTGCTACATCAGCAAGACGACCTACTTGCGCCACGGCGAGAACAGCTTCCAGGACCACTTCTACCGCCCGTGGTACCTCATTGACTACTACCGATACCTGAG GTTCTTCCCTGAAGGGCTAGTGTTGATGTGGACCACGGCGGAGGAGCCGGCGGCCTGCGTGGGCCACCTCAAGTACCGCGAGACTAAGAACAGCCTCGGCATCATGTCCGGACACTACCGCCTGGTCGGAGACACG GTGGTGATATTGATAAAGAAGGCGGTGAGCGAGAAGACGCCGGCCTCGAACACGCGGTTCCGCGCGCGCCGCAAGGAGGCGCAAGAGCCGCACGAGCAAATTTTCCAGCTG GAGCTGCAGGTGTGCACGGTGCGCTCGCACCGCAACTGGCAGCTGGTGTGGCGCCGCTACGCCGTGTCCACGCGCCGTGACCAGTGGAGCGCCTTCGAGCTCGCGCCCAGCAAGTTCCCGCCCTTCGCCTTCAGCACCGTGCGCAACTACACGGCCGAGGCGCACGCGCCGCTGATGCAGACCTGCGCCTACTAG
- the LOC123868774 gene encoding uncharacterized protein LOC123868774 — MRLSFTWTPTDLFSIVDPRYLFWTLILISIWLLSTMPLDRKCCVPNCSKTRLDGTILHRFPNPEKDPDRFRTWLYAIGGDILALDNKTIHKYGRICHHHFQARFHTASNRLCANATPTLNLPGFLIKRREPQQEVGNINVEIISQSDKAEDIHQSKPSSSNIGRKPLQEIGNINIEIVGQSDKAEDINLSNPSSSDNLFTKKKYGKEKIHQPVFKGTLIVKLQYHTSH; from the exons atgcgaCTAAGCTTTACCTGGACACCGACGGACCTGTTTTCTATTGTTGACCCACGCTATCTTTTTTGGACTCTGATTCTCATTTCGATTTGGTTACTTTCGACGATGCCGCTTGATAGAAAATGCTGTGTACCGAACTGCAGCAAGACac GATTGGATGGAACAATATTACATCGTTTTCCTAATCCTGAAAAAGACCCGGACCGATTTCGTACTTGGCTCTATGCAATTGGTGGAGATATATTAGCACTGGACAACAAGACCATTCATAAATATGGAAGAATAtgtcatcatcattttcaagCTCGATTTCATACTGCTAGTAATAGACTATGTGCCAATGCAACACCAACCCTGAATCTACCag GATTCTTAATTAAACGTAGGGAACCCCAACAAGAAGTTGGCAACATCAATGTTGAAATCATAAGTCAGTCGGACAAAGCTGAAGACATACATCAGAGCAAACCATCATCTTCTAACA TCGGTAGAAAGCCCCTGCAAGAAATTGGCAACATAAATATTGAAATAGTTGGTCAATCGGATAAAGCTGAAGACATAAATCTGAGCAATCCATCATCTTCTGATA ATTTATTTACAAAGAAGAAATatggtaaagaaaaaatccaccAGCCTGTCTTCAAAGGTACATTAATAGTTAAATTacaatatcacacttcacactaa
- the LOC123868782 gene encoding AP-1 complex subunit sigma-2 isoform X2, with product MMQFMLLFSRQGKLRLQKWYVAHPDKLKKKITRELITTVLARKPKMCSFLEWKDVKVVYKRYASLYFCCAMEQEDNELLTLELIHRYVELLDKYFGSVCELDIIFNFEKAYFILDELVLGGELQETSKKNVLKAIAAQDLLQEEETPQGFFEDHGLG from the exons ATG ATGCAATTCATGCTGCTGTTTAGCCGCCAGGGCAAGCTGCGGCTGCAGAAGTGGTATGTGGCGCACCCTGACAAGCTAAAGAAAAAGATCACGCGCGAGCTCATCACCACAGTGCTGGCGCGCAAGCCCAAGATGTGCTCCTTCCTCGAGTGGAAGGATGTCAAAGTGGTTTATAAGAG GTATGCGTCTCTGTACTTCTGCTGTGCTATGGAGCAGGAGGATAACGAGCTACTGACGCTGGAGCTCATACACCGCTATGTGGAGTTGCTCGACAAGTACTTTGGCAGT GTGTGCGAGCTGGACATCATCTTCAACTTCGAGAAGGCGTACTTCATCCTGGATGAGCTGGTGCTGGGCGGCGAGCTGCAGGAGACCAGCAAGAAGAACGTGCTCAAGGCCATCGCGGCGCAGGACCTGCTGCAGGAG
- the LOC123868782 gene encoding AP-1 complex subunit sigma-2 isoform X1, producing the protein MMQFMLLFSRQGKLRLQKWYVAHPDKLKKKITRELITTVLARKPKMCSFLEWKDVKVVYKRYASLYFCCAMEQEDNELLTLELIHRYVELLDKYFGSVCELDIIFNFEKAYFILDELVLGGELQETSKKNVLKAIAAQDLLQEDEAVDGALREVGLL; encoded by the exons ATG ATGCAATTCATGCTGCTGTTTAGCCGCCAGGGCAAGCTGCGGCTGCAGAAGTGGTATGTGGCGCACCCTGACAAGCTAAAGAAAAAGATCACGCGCGAGCTCATCACCACAGTGCTGGCGCGCAAGCCCAAGATGTGCTCCTTCCTCGAGTGGAAGGATGTCAAAGTGGTTTATAAGAG GTATGCGTCTCTGTACTTCTGCTGTGCTATGGAGCAGGAGGATAACGAGCTACTGACGCTGGAGCTCATACACCGCTATGTGGAGTTGCTCGACAAGTACTTTGGCAGT GTGTGCGAGCTGGACATCATCTTCAACTTCGAGAAGGCGTACTTCATCCTGGATGAGCTGGTGCTGGGCGGCGAGCTGCAGGAGACCAGCAAGAAGAACGTGCTCAAGGCCATCGCGGCGCAGGACCTGCTGCAGGAG
- the LOC123868782 gene encoding AP-1 complex subunit sigma-2 isoform X3, giving the protein MMQFMLLFSRQGKLRLQKWYVAHPDKLKKKITRELITTVLARKPKMCSFLEWKDVKVVYKRYASLYFCCAMEQEDNELLTLELIHRYVELLDKYFGSVCELDIIFNFEKAYFILDELVLGGELQETSKKNVLKAIAAQDLLQEDLNDGLLH; this is encoded by the exons ATG ATGCAATTCATGCTGCTGTTTAGCCGCCAGGGCAAGCTGCGGCTGCAGAAGTGGTATGTGGCGCACCCTGACAAGCTAAAGAAAAAGATCACGCGCGAGCTCATCACCACAGTGCTGGCGCGCAAGCCCAAGATGTGCTCCTTCCTCGAGTGGAAGGATGTCAAAGTGGTTTATAAGAG GTATGCGTCTCTGTACTTCTGCTGTGCTATGGAGCAGGAGGATAACGAGCTACTGACGCTGGAGCTCATACACCGCTATGTGGAGTTGCTCGACAAGTACTTTGGCAGT GTGTGCGAGCTGGACATCATCTTCAACTTCGAGAAGGCGTACTTCATCCTGGATGAGCTGGTGCTGGGCGGCGAGCTGCAGGAGACCAGCAAGAAGAACGTGCTCAAGGCCATCGCGGCGCAGGACCTGCTGCAGGAG